From the genome of Geobacter sp. SVR, one region includes:
- a CDS encoding transcriptional regulator, which translates to MRHKPRQATVPRPAPETARQAVAGLLRGPPLSVREISIKAHLSEKEVYDHLEHIRRSLQAEGCLLEVTPAECRNCGFVFAKRERLSPPGKCPLCRHEAILEPLFSVRRRRDHSKGDE; encoded by the coding sequence ATGCGCCATAAACCGCGTCAAGCCACCGTACCGCGGCCCGCTCCGGAAACCGCCCGCCAGGCTGTCGCTGGCCTGCTCCGCGGGCCGCCTCTCTCCGTCAGGGAGATCTCGATCAAAGCCCATCTTTCAGAGAAAGAGGTCTATGATCATCTGGAGCATATCCGGCGCAGCCTTCAGGCCGAAGGGTGCCTGCTGGAGGTGACTCCCGCTGAATGCCGCAATTGCGGGTTCGTGTTTGCCAAACGCGAGCGCCTGTCCCCTCCGGGGAAATGCCCGCTGTGCCGGCATGAAGCGATCCTTGAGCCGCTCTTCTCAGTCAGGCGCCGCCGGGATCACAGCAAGGGCGACGAGTAA
- a CDS encoding serine/threonine protein kinase, with the protein MPDTDTSLHPFQTLTPAFIMDAVESQGFRCDCRTLALNSYENRVYQVGIEEAQPLIAKFYRPGRWSDEQILEEHRFCFELAEHELPVVAPWMNPDGASLFRHGEFRFALYPRQGGHAPEFDNLDNLLILGRMLGRIHSIGAVQPFSHRPVLDSRTFGHEAVALIIERFIPQEYLASYQAVTSQLLEAIDALLADFGPLRLIRTHGDCHAGNILWRDNAPHFVDFDDARLAPAVQDLWMMLSGDRQRRTAQLEALIEGYNEFNRFDPRELRLVEALRTLRMLHYSAWLGSRWHDPIFPATFPWFNTVRYWGEQILELREQLALLDEPPLELE; encoded by the coding sequence ATGCCCGATACCGATACCAGCCTGCATCCCTTCCAGACCCTGACCCCGGCCTTTATCATGGATGCCGTCGAAAGCCAGGGCTTTCGCTGCGACTGCCGCACCCTGGCGCTCAACAGCTACGAGAACCGGGTTTATCAGGTCGGCATCGAGGAGGCGCAGCCGCTGATCGCCAAGTTCTACCGCCCCGGACGCTGGAGCGACGAGCAGATCCTCGAGGAACACCGCTTCTGCTTCGAGCTGGCCGAACACGAGCTGCCGGTGGTGGCGCCCTGGATGAATCCGGACGGGGCCAGCCTGTTCCGCCACGGGGAGTTCCGCTTTGCCCTGTACCCGCGCCAGGGGGGGCACGCCCCGGAGTTCGACAACCTGGACAACCTGCTGATCCTGGGGCGCATGCTGGGCCGGATCCACTCCATCGGCGCAGTGCAGCCCTTCAGTCACCGCCCGGTGCTGGACAGCCGCACCTTCGGGCATGAAGCCGTGGCGCTGATAATCGAACGCTTCATCCCCCAGGAGTACCTAGCCAGCTACCAGGCCGTGACCAGCCAGCTGCTCGAAGCCATCGATGCGCTGCTGGCCGATTTCGGCCCGCTCCGTCTGATCCGGACCCACGGCGACTGCCATGCCGGAAATATCCTCTGGCGCGACAATGCCCCGCACTTCGTCGATTTCGACGACGCCCGCCTGGCCCCGGCGGTGCAGGATCTCTGGATGATGCTCTCCGGCGACCGGCAGCGCCGCACCGCCCAGTTGGAGGCGCTGATCGAGGGCTACAACGAGTTCAACCGCTTCGACCCGCGCGAGCTGCGCCTGGTCGAGGCGCTGCGCACCCTGCGCATGCTCCATTACAGCGCCTGGCTCGGCAGCCGCTGGCACGATCCGATCTTTCCCGCGACCTTCCCCTGGTTCAATACCGTGCGCTACTGGGGGGAACAGATCCTGGAGCTGCGCGAGCAACTGGCGCTGCTGGACGAGCCGCCACTGGAGCTGGAGTGA
- a CDS encoding peroxiredoxin encodes MLLLMLVLLCLLTGCGDNLFPSGEDQRPPVQTGTTGPSVGQQAPDFSARDITGATVTLSSALAGKKGLVLYFTMWCPICDIHMNHLRSVVMPSFPDVAFLLVDYVSGSVTDAANAATSAGYAGSGFTVLADVGQVLLGSYQGTMGTTVVIDGTGIITMNEDYQDGSRLRTALTALP; translated from the coding sequence ATGCTGCTGCTCATGCTGGTTCTGCTCTGCCTGCTGACCGGCTGCGGCGACAACCTGTTTCCCTCCGGCGAGGACCAGCGTCCGCCGGTCCAGACCGGTACGACCGGCCCGTCGGTCGGACAGCAGGCCCCCGACTTCTCGGCCCGGGATATCACCGGAGCCACTGTCACCCTTTCTTCGGCCCTGGCCGGCAAAAAAGGCCTTGTGCTCTACTTCACCATGTGGTGTCCCATTTGCGACATCCACATGAACCATCTCCGTTCGGTTGTCATGCCCTCCTTTCCCGACGTTGCCTTCCTCCTGGTCGATTACGTTTCCGGTTCCGTTACGGACGCAGCGAACGCCGCAACGTCCGCCGGATACGCCGGCAGCGGCTTCACGGTGCTGGCGGATGTGGGACAGGTGCTGTTGGGCAGTTATCAGGGCACCATGGGGACCACCGTTGTTATCGACGGTACGGGGATCATCACCATGAATGAAGACTATCAGGACGGTTCACGGCTGCGGACCGCATTGACGGCCCTGCCGTAG
- a CDS encoding SCO family protein, with protein MKNCLKFSDIQGVLLRLAKGLSKPALLTALVLSAAPVSAHVEEHQQHSEQAASPQKAAVGLEEHLGAKLPLDIAFRDESGRSVRLGGLISGPTIILPVYYGCTNVCNYLQSGLARVLPDIRRTPGQDYRVISISIDDTETSEQAARAKRMYLTNMKPPLPPQAWRFLTGDAADIRRLTEAAGYHFQRKGRDFIHPVASLVIAGDGTIVRYLYGTSFLAKDVSLALVEAREGRVGTTIRKVVDYCFTYDPANKTYVFNLLRVSATVVILCTGGFLAYLIVTGRKCGGKGTS; from the coding sequence GTGAAAAACTGCCTTAAATTCAGCGATATACAAGGTGTTTTACTTCGGCTGGCCAAGGGGCTGTCGAAACCTGCACTGCTGACGGCACTGGTCCTGTCAGCCGCCCCGGTGTCCGCCCATGTCGAGGAACACCAGCAACACTCGGAACAGGCCGCTTCGCCACAAAAGGCTGCGGTCGGCCTGGAGGAACATCTCGGCGCCAAGCTTCCTCTGGACATCGCTTTTCGGGACGAGTCAGGCAGATCGGTCCGCCTGGGGGGGCTGATCAGCGGCCCCACCATCATCCTGCCGGTCTATTACGGCTGCACCAATGTCTGCAATTATCTCCAGAGCGGGTTGGCCCGCGTGCTGCCGGACATCCGGCGCACCCCCGGCCAAGACTACCGGGTGATCTCGATCAGCATCGACGATACCGAGACGTCTGAACAGGCGGCACGTGCCAAACGCATGTACCTGACAAACATGAAGCCCCCTCTTCCCCCACAAGCTTGGCGCTTCCTGACCGGCGACGCGGCTGACATCCGGCGCCTGACCGAGGCTGCCGGTTACCATTTCCAGCGTAAAGGGCGCGATTTCATTCATCCGGTGGCGAGTCTGGTGATTGCCGGGGACGGTACCATCGTGCGTTACCTGTACGGGACCTCGTTCCTGGCCAAAGACGTGAGCCTGGCGCTGGTCGAGGCGCGTGAGGGGAGAGTGGGGACCACCATCCGCAAGGTGGTCGACTACTGCTTCACCTATGACCCGGCCAACAAGACCTACGTCTTCAATCTGCTGCGGGTCAGCGCCACAGTGGTGATCCTGTGCACGGGCGGTTTTCTGGCATATCTGATCGTGACCGGCAGAAAATGCGGCGGCAAGGGAACATCCTGA
- a CDS encoding nitrous oxide reductase accessory protein NosL: MKRYRYVPLLTYSAILALSTVCTALAAPLVPSARDKCPVCGMFVAKFPDWTASVTFNDATVLFFDGAKDFFTYYHDIGKYTPARSRATIASVTVKDYYALRPVDARQAFYVMGSDVYGPMGKELVPFEKQADAQAFLKDHGGRKILRFGEITPALLKTLE, translated from the coding sequence ATGAAACGATATCGATATGTCCCGTTGCTCACGTACAGTGCCATTCTTGCGCTTTCGACGGTCTGCACTGCCCTGGCGGCGCCCCTGGTCCCATCAGCCCGGGACAAATGCCCGGTGTGCGGCATGTTCGTCGCCAAATTCCCTGACTGGACCGCAAGCGTCACCTTCAACGATGCCACGGTGCTCTTTTTCGACGGAGCCAAGGATTTCTTCACATATTATCACGACATCGGGAAGTATACCCCGGCCAGGAGCCGGGCCACGATCGCATCCGTCACGGTCAAGGACTACTACGCGCTCAGGCCGGTCGATGCCCGCCAGGCGTTCTATGTGATGGGAAGCGACGTCTACGGCCCCATGGGCAAGGAACTGGTGCCGTTTGAGAAACAGGCCGACGCCCAGGCCTTTCTCAAGGACCATGGGGGCAGGAAGATCCTGCGTTTCGGAGAAATCACGCCGGCCCTGCTGAAGACGCTGGAATAG
- a CDS encoding SDR family NAD(P)-dependent oxidoreductase has product MNLQLIGKKALISGSTKGIGLAVATLLANEGARVIVNGRSEESVSSALERIRKEVPDAVLEGFCGDLAEATTAGELLQRIPIVDILVNNLGIYRPKPFEEIQDDEWRQFFEVNVLSAVRLARGYLPGMKERNWGRIVFISSESGIQIPPEMVHYGMTKTALLAVSRGIAETCAGTGVTSNAILPGPTRTAGVDVFVEKVSGGRTFDEFQQDFFSTVRPTSLLRRFATPEEVAALVAYVCSPLSSATNGAALRVDGGVVRSCF; this is encoded by the coding sequence ATGAATCTGCAGCTGATCGGCAAGAAGGCCCTCATTTCCGGCTCCACCAAAGGCATCGGACTGGCTGTCGCTACACTGCTGGCCAACGAGGGGGCACGGGTGATCGTCAACGGACGAAGCGAGGAGTCTGTTTCGTCCGCACTCGAGCGGATCCGGAAGGAGGTGCCGGATGCCGTGCTAGAGGGGTTCTGCGGTGATCTGGCCGAAGCCACGACAGCCGGTGAGTTGCTGCAGCGGATACCGATAGTGGATATTCTGGTGAATAACCTCGGCATCTACAGGCCCAAACCGTTTGAAGAGATCCAGGACGATGAGTGGCGCCAATTTTTCGAGGTGAATGTGCTGAGTGCCGTGCGTCTGGCACGAGGTTACCTGCCCGGCATGAAGGAGCGCAACTGGGGCAGGATCGTGTTCATCAGCAGCGAAAGCGGCATTCAGATCCCGCCGGAGATGGTCCATTACGGCATGACCAAAACCGCTCTGCTGGCGGTATCACGCGGGATCGCAGAAACCTGCGCCGGCACCGGGGTGACCTCCAACGCGATACTGCCTGGCCCCACCCGCACGGCGGGCGTAGATGTATTCGTGGAAAAGGTCAGCGGCGGCAGAACCTTTGACGAGTTCCAGCAGGACTTCTTCAGCACGGTCCGCCCCACCTCGCTCCTGCGGCGTTTCGCCACCCCCGAAGAGGTCGCCGCCCTGGTGGCCTACGTCTGCAGCCCGCTCTCCTCAGCCACCAACGGGGCGGCCCTCAGGGTGGATGGCGGGGTGGTACGTTCCTGCTTTTAG
- a CDS encoding ABC transporter ATP-binding protein produces MIELSHVTKTFNTGKSNQFTAVDDVCLTVEPGRVTILKGPSGSGKTSLLALIGCMARPTSGRIRLHGIRPDFLPERPPEEGLDISSLPERFLTGIRRSAFGFIFQQFNLVRGISVLENIMLPAYPTGESHAACRSRAMELLELFALSRQAASRVEWLSGGELQRAAIARALINNPAVIIADEPTAHLDSTLSREFMAIVGTFREQGRTVLIASHDPIVFDSPLADRVVEMRDGRIIGSGGTP; encoded by the coding sequence ATGATCGAACTCTCCCACGTCACCAAAACCTTCAATACCGGCAAGAGCAACCAGTTTACGGCAGTGGACGATGTCTGCCTGACCGTGGAGCCGGGCAGAGTCACCATCCTGAAGGGCCCCAGCGGTTCCGGCAAAACCTCGCTCCTGGCCCTGATCGGCTGCATGGCACGTCCTACGTCGGGCCGCATCCGCCTGCATGGTATCCGGCCCGATTTTCTTCCCGAACGCCCTCCCGAAGAAGGCCTCGACATCTCCAGCCTGCCGGAGCGTTTCCTGACCGGCATCCGGCGCTCGGCCTTCGGCTTCATCTTTCAGCAGTTCAACCTGGTGCGGGGCATCTCGGTCCTGGAAAACATCATGCTCCCGGCCTATCCCACCGGTGAGAGCCATGCCGCCTGCCGCAGCCGGGCCATGGAGCTTCTGGAACTGTTCGCCCTTTCCCGTCAGGCCGCCTCGCGGGTGGAGTGGCTTTCGGGGGGCGAACTGCAGCGCGCCGCCATTGCCAGGGCCCTGATCAACAACCCCGCCGTCATCATCGCCGACGAGCCGACCGCGCACCTGGACAGCACGCTGTCGCGGGAGTTCATGGCGATCGTCGGCACCTTCAGGGAGCAGGGCAGGACCGTGCTGATCGCCAGCCACGATCCGATCGTCTTTGATTCGCCGCTGGCCGACCGGGTGGTGGAGATGCGGGACGGACGCATCATCGGGAGCGGGGGCACACCATGA
- a CDS encoding DUF3750 domain-containing protein, with amino-acid sequence MLFSVMMYMLSGCGAGKDWRTASREPAGIAPDPAVVKEAVLQVYGAPTWGWRGWFAIHTWIVAKHSNEPGYTVYEVIGWRQWRGLPIVRIEKDLPDRFWFGERPRLLKDHRGAGVDELITAVDRAARSYPWPDTYSAFPGPNSNTFTAWVARQVPALALDLPFSAIGSGYR; translated from the coding sequence ATGCTGTTCAGCGTCATGATGTACATGCTTTCGGGCTGCGGCGCCGGCAAGGACTGGCGAACCGCCAGCCGTGAGCCGGCCGGCATTGCGCCGGATCCCGCGGTGGTCAAAGAGGCGGTGCTGCAGGTGTACGGGGCGCCGACCTGGGGCTGGCGCGGCTGGTTCGCCATCCACACCTGGATTGTGGCCAAGCATAGCAACGAGCCTGGCTACACGGTCTACGAGGTCATCGGCTGGCGCCAGTGGCGCGGATTGCCGATAGTGCGCATCGAAAAGGACCTGCCGGACCGCTTCTGGTTCGGGGAGCGTCCCCGGCTTCTGAAGGATCATCGCGGCGCCGGTGTGGACGAACTGATCACCGCCGTTGACCGGGCTGCACGCAGCTATCCCTGGCCCGATACCTACAGCGCCTTCCCGGGGCCGAACAGCAACACCTTTACCGCCTGGGTGGCCCGGCAGGTGCCGGCACTCGCTCTGGACCTGCCGTTTTCGGCGATCGGCAGCGGATATCGATAA
- a CDS encoding nitroreductase family protein, translating to MIELVRNRRSIRRYTAQRIDRTTLDLLVETLLRAPSSRNINPWEFVVVDEPAILETLATAKEHGSAFFKGAAAGIVVCADETKSDVWVEDCSIAAIMVQMVAQSVGLGSCWIQIRNRPHDRSTSAESFVQELLGLPAHIRVEAMIGIGHPAETRKPLSADQLQYGKVRHNSYDRAWERNQSA from the coding sequence ATGATCGAACTGGTAAGGAACCGCCGCAGCATCCGCAGATATACCGCTCAGCGGATCGATCGCACCACCCTTGATCTGCTGGTGGAAACGCTGCTGCGTGCCCCTTCTTCACGTAACATCAATCCCTGGGAATTCGTGGTTGTGGATGAACCTGCGATTCTGGAAACGCTGGCAACAGCCAAGGAGCACGGCTCTGCTTTTTTCAAGGGGGCGGCGGCAGGTATCGTGGTCTGTGCTGATGAGACAAAATCCGATGTGTGGGTCGAGGATTGCTCGATAGCCGCCATCATGGTGCAGATGGTGGCGCAATCGGTGGGACTGGGCAGTTGCTGGATACAGATACGCAACCGCCCGCACGACCGCAGCACCAGCGCCGAGTCGTTCGTTCAGGAGCTGCTCGGTCTGCCGGCGCATATACGGGTAGAAGCGATGATCGGCATCGGCCATCCCGCTGAAACAAGAAAGCCGCTCTCCGCCGATCAGTTGCAGTATGGCAAGGTCAGGCACAACAGCTACGATCGGGCCTGGGAGAGAAATCAGTCGGCATGA
- a CDS encoding trimeric intracellular cation channel family protein encodes MSLLYTLDLLGTAAFAASGALAGIRREMDLFGVLVLGMVTATGGGTLRDLFLGDTPPFIFKNETYLYLSIAVSLAIFVFHRRLGFIHHPLSYFDAIGLGTFVVIGTGKALDFKIGFLGAVMMGVMTATTGGMIRDMLSNQVPLILQKEVYASACVVGGILLTLLHHTPLPRPWALLLSAAIVIVLRLLAIRYNWSLPRARRDLPLH; translated from the coding sequence ATGTCACTGCTGTATACCCTGGATCTGCTCGGTACTGCCGCCTTTGCCGCTTCTGGAGCACTGGCCGGCATCCGGCGGGAAATGGACCTGTTCGGCGTACTGGTGCTGGGCATGGTAACCGCTACCGGCGGCGGTACCTTGCGCGACCTGTTCCTGGGAGACACGCCTCCGTTCATATTCAAAAATGAAACCTACCTGTACCTGTCGATCGCGGTATCACTGGCGATCTTCGTCTTTCACCGGCGGCTCGGCTTCATCCATCATCCTCTGTCCTATTTCGATGCGATCGGATTGGGCACCTTTGTCGTAATCGGCACCGGCAAGGCGCTCGATTTCAAGATCGGCTTTCTGGGCGCAGTGATGATGGGGGTCATGACCGCCACCACCGGCGGCATGATCCGGGACATGCTCTCCAACCAGGTTCCCCTGATACTGCAGAAGGAAGTCTATGCCTCGGCCTGCGTGGTTGGCGGGATACTGCTCACACTGTTGCACCACACTCCCCTGCCCCGTCCCTGGGCACTGCTGCTCTCGGCTGCCATAGTCATTGTCCTGCGCCTGCTGGCGATCCGCTACAACTGGTCGCTGCCCCGCGCCCGCCGCGACCTGCCACTGCACTGA
- a CDS encoding MBL fold metallo-hydrolase yields MIRNRLTCIDLDQPALEGFRQFISSWLYSSDDLTMLVDPGPLSTIPHLCTQLRQQGVDHLDYVLLTHIHIDHAGGTGALLREYPDATVVCHPEGIRHLVAPEKLWQGSRTVLGRLADIYGEIAPVPEKRITFEESIGRTGIRAFLTPGHAQHHCSYLLDELLFAGEVAGVRCDLPDGIFMRPATPPRFILPTALDSLDRMIVLAPRQMVFAHYGLVENALEHLQIARNQLLLWVRGTAAVAEVAEGEREEAMVAWLMERDEHYRNFDRLPVDIQARERYFLGNTLRGMGEYVAALPPEERRVLAEAAS; encoded by the coding sequence ATGATCCGCAACCGCCTCACCTGTATCGACCTCGACCAGCCGGCCCTGGAAGGTTTCCGGCAATTCATCAGCTCCTGGCTGTACAGCAGCGATGACCTGACCATGCTGGTCGATCCCGGCCCGCTCTCAACCATCCCGCACCTCTGCACCCAGCTACGGCAGCAGGGGGTCGACCATCTCGATTACGTGCTTCTGACCCACATCCACATCGACCATGCCGGAGGAACCGGAGCCCTGCTAAGGGAGTATCCGGATGCGACCGTTGTCTGCCATCCCGAGGGGATTCGTCATCTGGTTGCGCCGGAGAAGCTTTGGCAGGGTTCCCGTACGGTGCTCGGCCGGCTGGCGGATATTTACGGCGAGATCGCGCCGGTACCGGAGAAACGGATAACCTTCGAAGAGAGCATCGGCCGGACCGGCATACGCGCCTTTCTGACCCCCGGCCATGCCCAGCACCACTGCAGCTATCTGCTGGACGAACTGCTGTTTGCCGGCGAAGTGGCCGGCGTGCGCTGCGACCTGCCGGACGGCATCTTCATGCGCCCGGCCACCCCCCCCCGCTTCATACTTCCCACCGCACTCGATTCGCTCGACCGTATGATCGTTCTGGCCCCCCGCCAGATGGTTTTTGCCCATTACGGACTGGTGGAAAACGCCCTCGAACACCTGCAGATCGCGCGCAACCAATTGTTGCTGTGGGTCAGGGGGACCGCGGCAGTCGCCGAAGTGGCAGAGGGGGAACGGGAAGAGGCCATGGTGGCCTGGCTGATGGAGCGGGACGAGCATTACCGGAATTTCGACCGCCTGCCGGTGGATATCCAGGCCCGGGAGCGCTACTTCCTCGGCAATACGCTGCGCGGCATGGGAGAATATGTGGCGGCCCTTCCGCCGGAAGAGCGCCGGGTATTGGCCGAAGCGGCTTCATAA
- a CDS encoding ABC transporter permease: protein MNTCVNRHKNIIDFALSSLLRRKVKNLSLLAVYTLIVFVLASLIFFVQAVRQEAAAILAEAPDIVVQRLAAGRHDLIPAGYAERIGAIRGVGRVAPRLWGYYFHPAFGATYTVMVPEEPIVAPGRILVGAGVARNQQIKVGDVTALRSSRGEPLPVTVGGVYPAASDLVAADLIVMSAADFHALFNLPQGYATDLAVTVANSREQATVAAKIAELFPDTRPILKSEILRTYDAIFEWRGGMMVVILATAVLSFVIFAWDKATGLSAEERKEIGILKSIGWETSDVLLLKFWEGAVISLTAFLVGIVLAYGHVFFFSAGLFESALKGWSVLYPRFRLVPVIDAFQVTVLFFLSVLPYTAATIVPAWLAASSDPDAAMRS from the coding sequence ATGAACACCTGCGTTAACCGTCACAAAAACATCATCGATTTCGCCCTTTCGTCCCTGCTGCGCCGTAAGGTGAAAAATCTCTCCCTGCTGGCGGTGTACACGCTGATCGTCTTCGTACTCGCCTCGCTGATCTTTTTCGTCCAGGCCGTCAGGCAGGAGGCCGCCGCGATCCTTGCGGAGGCACCCGACATCGTGGTGCAGCGGCTGGCGGCTGGCAGACACGACCTGATACCGGCCGGCTATGCCGAGCGGATCGGCGCCATCCGGGGGGTCGGCAGGGTGGCGCCGCGGCTGTGGGGCTATTACTTTCATCCGGCCTTTGGCGCCACCTATACGGTGATGGTGCCGGAAGAGCCGATCGTCGCGCCGGGGCGAATCCTCGTCGGAGCGGGCGTTGCGCGAAATCAGCAGATCAAGGTCGGGGATGTGACGGCATTGCGCTCCTCCAGGGGCGAGCCGCTGCCGGTAACCGTAGGAGGGGTGTATCCGGCGGCTTCCGACTTGGTGGCGGCCGACCTGATCGTCATGTCCGCCGCCGATTTTCACGCGTTATTCAACCTGCCGCAGGGATATGCCACCGACCTGGCCGTCACCGTGGCCAACTCGCGCGAGCAGGCCACCGTGGCTGCCAAGATCGCGGAACTGTTCCCGGACACGCGCCCCATCCTGAAGAGCGAGATCCTGAGGACCTACGACGCCATTTTCGAATGGCGGGGCGGCATGATGGTCGTGATCCTCGCTACGGCGGTGCTCTCGTTCGTCATATTCGCCTGGGACAAGGCCACCGGCCTCTCCGCCGAGGAGCGCAAGGAGATCGGCATCCTCAAGTCCATCGGCTGGGAAACCTCCGACGTATTGCTGCTCAAGTTCTGGGAAGGGGCCGTGATCTCGCTGACCGCCTTTCTGGTCGGGATCGTGCTGGCCTATGGCCATGTGTTCTTCTTCTCCGCCGGCCTGTTCGAATCGGCGCTGAAGGGATGGTCGGTCCTCTATCCCCGCTTCAGGCTGGTGCCGGTCATCGACGCCTTCCAGGTGACGGTGCTCTTTTTTCTGTCCGTACTCCCCTATACGGCAGCTACCATCGTTCCGGCCTGGCTGGCCGCCTCCAGCGACCCGGACGCCGCCATGAGGTCATGA
- a CDS encoding nitrous oxide reductase accessory protein NosL, giving the protein MYKKTAMTCILAAVLLAVMAFAAAAGNDIDTHRECTYCGMDRKAYGFSRMLVRYEDGSEVGTCSLHCTVTELEKHRDKRVRSLLVADRDTRALIEAETAVWVMGGSKRGVMTMRPTWAFGTRSAAQAFVTANGGEIVGWKTALEAARLDAAPPSRR; this is encoded by the coding sequence ATGTACAAAAAGACTGCAATGACATGCATCCTGGCCGCAGTCCTGCTCGCTGTCATGGCGTTTGCCGCAGCAGCCGGAAACGACATCGACACACACCGCGAATGCACCTACTGCGGCATGGACCGCAAAGCGTACGGCTTCAGCCGGATGCTGGTACGCTACGAGGATGGGAGCGAGGTGGGAACATGCAGCCTGCACTGCACCGTAACGGAATTGGAGAAGCACCGGGACAAACGGGTACGGTCCCTGCTGGTCGCAGACCGCGACACCCGCGCGTTGATCGAGGCGGAAACCGCAGTCTGGGTCATGGGGGGCAGCAAACGGGGGGTCATGACCATGCGCCCCACATGGGCCTTTGGCACCCGAAGCGCGGCCCAGGCCTTTGTTACGGCGAACGGGGGCGAGATCGTGGGTTGGAAAACAGCTTTGGAGGCGGCCCGTCTGGATGCCGCGCCGCCGTCCCGCCGATGA
- a CDS encoding DUF3793 family protein: protein MAQVQRTTGLNGRAVTAYPLWNDLAPRFSGTRDCFAAYLALEAAEVVEGEKPGNLVNLVNRTRRCGLNPYRIWKTHGAALLSGSGLKVRELKDSGEALLVYLYREDLLQELLQMKAVTVILGKLGYKRPADPEQTLCQLGARTRADAFPHEIGIFLGYPLKDVLAFMGRIPLAYACQGPWKIFGDPRRSLELADRFRECRSRMAERLYSCHDPAQCLMARAVCRPMAAQGTGGNC from the coding sequence ATGGCACAAGTGCAACGGACAACCGGTTTGAACGGCCGAGCAGTCACTGCATACCCCCTTTGGAACGACTTGGCTCCCCGTTTTTCTGGTACCCGCGACTGCTTTGCAGCATATCTGGCACTGGAGGCAGCCGAGGTGGTCGAAGGGGAGAAGCCCGGTAACCTGGTGAACCTGGTCAACCGCACCCGCCGATGCGGCCTCAATCCCTACCGGATTTGGAAGACACACGGCGCCGCGCTGCTCTCGGGCAGCGGCCTGAAGGTCAGGGAACTCAAGGACAGCGGAGAGGCACTGCTGGTATATCTCTACCGCGAGGATCTGCTGCAGGAGCTGCTGCAGATGAAGGCGGTGACAGTCATTCTGGGCAAACTGGGCTACAAGAGGCCGGCCGATCCGGAGCAGACCTTGTGTCAGCTCGGCGCGCGCACCAGGGCCGATGCCTTTCCCCATGAGATCGGCATCTTTCTCGGGTATCCCCTGAAGGATGTGCTGGCCTTCATGGGGCGGATTCCGCTGGCATACGCCTGCCAGGGCCCTTGGAAGATCTTCGGTGATCCCCGCCGCAGCCTCGAATTGGCCGATCGCTTCAGGGAGTGCCGCAGCCGCATGGCCGAGCGTCTCTATTCATGCCATGATCCTGCACAGTGTCTTATGGCAAGGGCGGTTTGCAGGCCTATGGCTGCACAAGGGACAGGGGGGAACTGCTGA